The genomic DNA ctcacttcgggcgcctgggtggctcagtcggttaagcgactgccttcggctcaggtcatgatcctggaatccctggatcgagtcctgcatcgggctccctgctcggcagggagtctgcttctccctctgaccctcccccctctcatgtgctctctctttctcattctctctctgtcaggtaataaataaaatctttaaaaaaaaaaaaaagagtctcactTCATAGGTTTTATAGGCTTGTTATTAAATGAGCTATGGAGGCAAAGCCCAGGGATTGTGGTTCACATGCCCGCTAAGGGCCTGCAAGGCTCTCACTTGCTCCCAGTCCCAGGTCTTGCAGGAGGCATCAAGTTGCTGTGTCAGCAACTGTCTCACGTTCGACTGGCACCTTCCCAGGGCCTGCATCAGAGTCATGTAAGGATTCGAGTGGCCCACTCGATCACAGTCTCCTGGGAGAGGCGCagaaagtggtatttttttttcttcagattttctttctatttatttattttgatgtagtgtattTTATACATCTCCCTGTGATGAGGGTGCCCAGCCAGGTTTGCGAGTTAGGACCTGCCGCCCCTACATGATAGGGCTGATGTCTCACCTTGACTGTAGCTCTCCTTCTAAGCACAGACCCTGGCATACAGGAGGGGCCGAATGTGTGTGTGCTAAATGAGTAATGAAGAAATAGACTAACCTGGAGGGGTCCTCACTCACAAATCAggccaaagatttttttttaaagatttatttgagagagagagagtgcgagagggagcagggggagggacagaggaagaggagagagagaatctcaagcagactctttgctgaatGTGAAGCCTaaagtgggacttgatctcacaaccctgagatcatgacctgagccaaaaccaagagttggatgtttaaccagctgagccaccaggtgcaCCCAGGCCAAATACTTTTTAGCTGCACATCTTAGGTCCCAAGACTCTAGAAGAGGATGTTCAACGGAACTTTCTGTGATGACGACTAGCttcatgtggctattgagcacttgacaTGTAGCTAGTGCAACTGAGAAActcattttgattatttcatttattttagatttatttattttaagtatagttgacaaatTTTGATTgagttaaatttaaatagccacatgtggaaTGTGTATCTGGAATGTGGCCATTAGAAGAGTCCATTAAAATCCCACAAACCTGGGCTTCAAACTTTATTGTGCCCTTGATTTTTGGGGGGGATCTTATAAAAATGCAGGTTGTGACTCAGGAGATCTGGGGTAGGgatgagattttgcatttcttttttttttttaagattttaatttatttatttgacagagagagacacagcgagagagggaacacaagcagggggagggggagagggagaagcaggcttcccgctgagcagggagcccgatgcggggctcgatcccaggaccctgagatcatgacctgagctgaaggcagacgctcaacagactgagccacacaggcgccccgagattttgcatttctaataagctcctgAGTGATGCAGATTCTGCAGGTCCAcaaactccctccctcccatttaGCAGACGAGAAAGCTGAGGCACAAGGAAGGCGAGGTCACAAAGCAAGTCCCTATACTCTCAGCTCTAGGAGGGAACCTGTGTGTGCTGTCCATCAGTGAACACCTCATGCCTAGGACAGATGCACTCACGTGGTGGGTGTGTGAAAAGCATGTCTTGAATGAAGAGAAACGCCGTCAGAATagaacccaggcctcctgactccTCTTCTGGTGAGGATTAGGCATCAACGTGCTCCTACGTCATTTCCCGTGGACGAAGTTATATGTAAACATAAACacgtggcgggggagggggcgcgaGACAGAGAAAGCGTTGGCTTCTTTGCGATCCCACAGTACAATCTAGTACTGGGATGGGCAACTTGGGGATGAAGGAAGGGAACTGGGTGACTGACTGGTGATCTTGAGCCTGGATAACCTTGGGGCTGGCTTGCCTTCTAAGATCTTTGGTTTTCTCACCTGGAACCCGGAGTTCATCACTGCCCAGGCCCCAGCAGAGCACAGCCTTGCTGCGGGGCTGAAAACCCCAGTTAGGAAAGGTAGGGGCGTGGGGCATGGGCACGGATTTGCCCTGTCCTGAGCACCTGCCACTCAGGGCTCTCTCCTGCCTTCTTGCAGCATCAACCACGACCCGAGCCGCATCCCTGCGGACCTGCCGGAGGCGCGGTGCCTGTGTCTGGGCTGTGTGAACCCCTTCACCATGCAGGAGGACCGCAGCATGGTGAGCGTGCCAGTGTTCAGCCAGGTGCCAGTGCGCCGTCGCCTCTGCCCGCTGCCACCACGCCCCGGGCCCTGCCGCCAGCGCGCCGTCATGGAGACCATTGCGGTGGGCTGCACCTGCATCTTCTGAACTGGCGGCTGAGGGTAGCCAGAGACCACCGTCCCTGCGCTGCGGCGCCAAGCGAGGCCCATGAAGAGTAAACACTGTCTTTTGTTAAGCAAGACCTTGGGTTTGCTCCTTGTGGCTCCGAAGCCGAAACCAGGGTGCGGATGGGAGGTTGCAGGGAGGTAGATTTCGGATCAATGTAAAGGAGGATATTCCATCACCACCACTGAgataggttattttaaaaataccgcATTCATTTCTACCATTTAGGGCAGTCACATACTTCCTTTAGTTGGGGTTTATAAGCCTATTTCAACCAAGTTATTGGAGCTTGGTTGATCTAGACCTATGTAGGAGTGAACAAGCACTAACTCTCCCCGAATAAATCGAGGACAATTGCAAACAAGCTCTTAGGAAGCGGTGAGCTCCCAGTCTCTGGAAGGGCCCAGCTAATGCTGAGGCTCTGTGGATATTGTGGAGCAGATTCCTACTTTGGTTGGACTAAGTAACCTGTAAGGTCTCTTTCAGCTCTAAGATTCTCTGCAGGTCAGCCTTAGACCCAGAGAAGAGCAGAGCCTCTGGATTGCCAAAGAGTGGTGGTCTTTCACCCAGGCCAGCCAGCCCTGAAACTTCCACGTGGGTATGCATTTTTCTGGGCTGGGATCCCTTGCTTTGAACAAACACTCAAGAGTTGAGAAGCACCAGTGTAGATCATTCTTTCCTCCAGCCTTATGTGCAAGGGGATCCATCTAGATGGTTTGCTGGTAtcattggttctcaaactttagctagcaccagaatcatctggagggctcattaaaacacagattgctgggccccacacACAGTGGTtctaattcagtattttttagGTGGGAGCTGAAACTtggctcttatttcttttttttttttttttttttaagattttgtttatttatttgagagagagagcacaagtgggctggaggggcagagggagagggagaagcagactccccgctgagcagggggctccatcccaggacttcaagatcatgacctgagcagaaggcagacgcttaaccaactgagccacccaagcgccccagaaaCTTGGCATTTCTAATGCAGTGTTCCCAGGTGACACTGATGCTGCTTTATCTAGGggtcacattttgagaaccactggctttttattttctttttgattttttatttaaattctagttagttaacatacaatgcaatattggtttcaggagtagaatttagtgattcatcacttacatacacacccagtgctcatcataacaagtgccctccttaatacccatcacccatctcgcccatccccccccctccaccaaccctcagttgagaaccactggcttagaTCAAGACACTCTGCTGATCAAAAAGGCACTGCCGAATGACTTGTCCTAAAGCCCCTGCTGGTTCCTGCCCCCTGGATAACTCCCTGCTCCCCCCATTAGCTCCTTGCAATTCAATCCTCCCCCTGACCTCCTAGCCCCTGCAGCTAGTCCTAAATCAGCTGTTCTAGGGTCTAAAAATACCTTCCTTACCCCAAGACAGCTGAGGGGTTGAGGTTATTTTCTGAGGGTAAGAATAGCTGGCACTTCAGAGGTAATTTCAATAAGAGGGCCAAGAGCCAATATAGGGATACTTTGCTTGGCTCCTCTACCTTCAGTTTTAGCTCTGAATGTTTTAAGAGTCTAATTCATGAAAGGGCAATGATTAGGTATGCGCCTGTCTGGGGTGGTAAGCAACTTACCTTTTTTGGTATTGTTCTAGAGTGGATACTGGTTAAAATTACCCCAGGAAGCTTTGGCCTGGTTCCAGACACATAGAAAATAGACTTCATGAGCCAGCCTGAGCTGACGCCTTTAGCAGCCGTCCCTTCTCCCTAGGGTTGTTCATCTCTGAGGCCCCCACGGCCCGCTCTTGGGGCTTTAGGACATGGACTTCAAGCCTGGTTGTGGGTTGAGGGCGTGGGAAGAACTGAGCTGCAGGAGGGTTGCTCTAGTCCTGGGAGAGCCTGAGTTCCCTGGGGCATAGGGATTGGGCGGGGAAAGTCCTCATCCGGGTGGGACAGAGAGCCTCAGTAAATGCCAGTTAGTTTTATATGGATGCTGCCTTTTCCTCTGTCTGGGTTTCAGTATTCTCGTCTGTGAAATGAGCAGGTGGGATTTAGGATCTTTGGGGTCTTTTCCAGTGTTACCATTCTGCAGCTTAGGAGCGTGGCCTCGTAAGCCTGGGCTGGCAGCTGGTCCTTCCCAGTCCCCTGGTTTAAAGGCAGGGAAATTGCTCAGGACTTTTGGAGGTCCAGGGAGAGTGCAGGGTCTGCACCGTGCCCAGGAACCTCGTTTGGTTTGAGTTGATGTGTGTTTCCCGTTTTGCACTGTCTGGTGTGAAACCCCCACTCCATGAAAATAGGGGCCTTATCTGCCTCCTTCAGCGCTGCATCTCCGGCACCTAGCACGATGTCCAGTGCAAAATGGGATGAAGGGCTtggtgaatgaatgcatgcatgcacacacgtatgGAGGCCTCTAGGGGGGGCTCAAGATCTGCCCCAGCTCCTGTTGCTCCTTCAGAGGTGGATCAGGAGCAAGGCATTCCTCTCGCCCCTGCCATTCCTTAGTCATCCCCAACTCTACCCTCCACAACCTCCCCTACTTCCAAGTGTTGAAGTTTCACTTAAGTCACCTGCTCTGGGAGTGGAATCCCTGGGAAGAGTTCTAAATGTCCACCACGCTGCTCCAGGACTACTGCGGACGAGTATggcctccttccttctttgtttgGCAGATTATAGGGCTCTCTCTGTAGCTGCAAATGCTCTCCCTTCTCCCAGAAGGCTGTGGGCCCTTGGGGGCTCCTGTCCTGGGCTGAGAAGGCTCGGCTGGGCCCTGGGGCCAAGGTTTCCTGCTGGTCCCCATGCTCCTTTCTGCTATCTTCAGGAATCTCTGGATTTTCCTTGCAGGCAGAGAGGTGGTGAGATCCCGCTCCCGGGTCGGGGCTTGAGGAAGCAGGCCAGCAGGAAGTGTGGGCATTGTGTCCGGCATTGGTTCTGAGCTGTTCAGGCCTGTCTACCCAGATAAAGGAAGTTCCCGAACAACGAGCCCGCTTCACTGCAGTCAGGCTGGGGCATGGAGCCAAAGCCCCAGCTGAGGACTGGGGATCAGGTGTAactgtcctggtttgcctctTCTGTGCACAATGCAAGGGAGGGATGGTTATCAGGGACAAGTTTGAGATTGGCCTTGGCCCTCTGGCCCAATTCCAATGCTCATCAAAGACACCATGACAGCCCATGGCATCTTCATTTCAAACATAGACCATGAAAGGATGTCATTACATATTGATTCCACTGGCCTTGAGAAGAGGGCGGGGACACAGCCCCATCCTGTGTGTGGTTGACATCGTGAGTCTCTCTAACACCCTTTCCACTTTTCCAAATTTGTAATTTGGGTGAGACCGCCTCTGCTTCAGGGGAGGGACTTGGCTCTTCTAAGCCAATCAGCTTCATTTCATCCCCTGTGTCCTGATGACTGGTCTGGCAGCGGAGACATAAGCCAGTCAGCACGCACGGCATTCGCTTGGTCACTGCGCATTGGTTCAGCGGGGGCCCAACTGGCCCAGAACCAGCTTTGGTTCACAGGCGGGAGAGATCTCTTGGCAGCCATCCTTGACCAGGAGAGAAGAAATGGGTCTGGCACGACACAGGGCTGATGCTTGCTCTGTGCCTGGACTCTCATAACCGGTAAGACCTTTTAATTGCTTAGGCCAGTTTAAGGTTGGTTTTCAACTACTTCAGCCAGAAGCGTTCTTACCGATGTGCCAGCCTCGTAGTTCCTATAATAACCGACAAGACGCGCTATCTTCTTCACTACCACCTCTGTCACCCCAGCACAGCAAAAACGCCTCTGCCTACTTGCAGGGTATTTTGTCCCATGctgaattcaaattttttttttttttaagattttatttatttattttaaagagagagtgagcgtgcatGCGCCAGCACGAGCAAGGGTAGGGGCAgcgggggaaggagagggaggaggaaagaatctcaagctgactgcACTGAGCAGAGTcggaggcagggcttgatcccatgaccctgagatcatgacctgagctgaaaccaagagtcagaggcttaaccgactgagccacccaggcactcctgaatttagttatttttaggGAGACGCTCCAGATTTAAGCCCTCTGAACTCACCaagagaccttgggcaagttacttcctCAAGCTGGGCTGTTGTCGCCATCTCTACAGAAAGAGGGAAGTTCGCTGGATGACCTTGGGAGCCATTCCTGTTAGGAAAGCACAGTATCAGTACTGTTTGGCAATGCTATGTCCTTGTGGTTTCTGGGCCCTCCCCCAGACCTAGATTCAGCAGCTCTGGGTGGGAATTGGGCATCAGTCTCAGCTTAACCTCAGAACTCCATCCCGACACCTTttcatcctttcttctgctggggTGAATGTTTTTGGGTAAGGTAGGGCTGCTCTCCACCATCTGGGCACTTGTATTCTTGCAAGAAAGATCCACCCTATTACTCTTCAACCCTTGCATAATGGATAGAATGGTCGACTCTTCCAGGTGCCAAGGAAAAGCTTTCCTCTTCTTATGGCCTGGTGTATTTCCCTTTTTCCACTGGTTGCTAGGAAGCTCAGAAGTATACTAGAAGCTTCACTGAGGTAACCATTTCAGTAACCATCTCTTGCTTGGGTCCCACCATAGCCATCTCTCCCAATATGCAGTGTTGAGAGGCTTGGGTGGTGTCTAGGTACCTAGTTCTTAACTAGTTAAGGTATCTAGCAAGTGCACAGGAAATAGGAGCTATTATCATGTCTTATGTTTTCTGATCTTCTCTTCTACTTTATTTGTAACCATCTGgtacatgtctttatttttattaaagatttatttatttatttgagggggggcgagagagagaaagagagagagagagaataagcagggggaagggcagaaggagagaatcttaagcagactctccactgaacgcagagcccagagcctgatgcagggctttgatcccaggaccctgagatcatgacctgagccgaaatcaagagctggccactgaactgactgagccacccaggcgcccccgtacgCGTGTCTCATTGTAGGCACTGCCTCGCATACATTTTGGGAGTAGGCAATGAAAAGCAGTAAAGAAATGTGACAGCATTCTCTGCCCCATATTTCCTCCCAGTTATCCATCCCCGTCTGCTACTTAGGAAACCAAGTTGGAAGCAGCTGGAGagaatggatttttatttcttcttaaaaaaaaaaataaataaaatgaatacacagGCTTgaatttccttccctcctcttcttctccccttaaaaagaagcaaacactGTGAAAGTCCTTAAGATAGAGAGGCAGAGTGGGCCGCCTGGACCCACGCTGGAAGCAGCAGCAGCTTGACACAGGAGGCTTGGCGGCGAGCGCAGCCTGCCCAGCCGCGGCCGCTGTCGGGGCGGGGGGAAGCCCTCTTCAGTGGGGGATGGACGCTCCCGGGCTGTCCCCGGTGCCCTCACAGCTCAGTCTTCACCTTGTGCATCAAATCCTTTTGGTCGATCTTGTCTAGGTCCTGGTACCAGCGGTTGTAAGCCAGCAGGGCCACGTTCTTGGCAGCCACAGCCATCACCTCCACGGAGCTGGCCGCCCACTCCAGCGCATTGAGGTGGAAGAGTTGGTCGTGGAGGGCAAAGCGCGGGAGGGTGGTGTGAGAGCCGTACACAGGGTGGGCCTGCCACTCGGCTGTCTGCACCGAGTAATAGGAGCGGAAGAGGGTCTTCAGCTGGGAGcggaggaggggcctgggggacTGGACTCGCCAAACCGCGGCCTCCTGGGGCTGCTTGCGCCGGAAGTTGGCCGAGATGTTGACGGGACAGATGTTGTCCAGAGCGCAGAAGAAGTTGGGGAAATCTGTGGTGAGGATGCTGGCAAAGGGGAAAAGCTTAGGGTCAGGGAAACCGAAGTAGGAAGAGTTGAGGTAGCCATGGACCAAGGAGACCACGGTGGGCTGGAAAGAGCCCTGCACGGCATCGATGGGCGGGTCGAAGCCTTCAAAGGTGATGGAGCTGCTGCCGTTGTCCAGGTGCAGGGGAGTGGCGATGACCACTATGTCATAGAAGTCGGACCCGTTGCCCACCCCGTTCTCATACTCTACATAGTACAGGGGTTTCCcttctggaaggagagagaatagaGCACAAAAGTCAATTTGTTCCTTGCCCACTACCCACTGATCTCCACCTGGGGCCCAGCGCTGAGGGTAGGAGGCTCTGGGTGCTGCGGGGCCAGTGGGATGGTGGGTCCTGGGCTTTCCATGCTGGTGTGGCTGCAGAGGGTgcactggactgggagtcagGAATCCGGAGCTTTTGATCTAGCTCTGCGGCTGACTAGCTGGAGGGCCTTGGGCAAGGCTGAGGCTCACAGTCCTCAGTGGTCAAATGAACGGGGCTGGCTGAATGCGAGTCTCAGCTTTCTGGCTCTGACATTTGAATCAGGACGACAGTGCCCTCTGGTGTCACTGGGCAGTGCCGGAACCACTTGGCAGCCTTTCCCAGACCAGGGTTTAGGGACAGACTGGTGGAAGTGTTCCTGGTCTAGGAAATCGAGCGGCCACATGCCCCGCTCTGCTCACTCACCTGTATTTTGCAGGGTCACAGAGGTCACTGTGGCATGGATCACATTGGCCTTGGTGAGCTTCAGCAGACTGGAACAAACCAGCTTGTTACCTCCCTCCACAGACCACAGGCTGCCCTGGGCCCCGGCTAGCGACATGGCTCCTGGGCAAAGGGGGAGAGTGGCCAGTGGGTTCTCAGAATCACTGGGCTGTGGGGCCGGACAGTCCGGAACCATCCTACCTGCTGGGCCTCCCTCTCAGGCCAAGCCTCCCCCAACATGGGCATGGAGAGacaacacatacacaaatacaataaaatttacaagTGAAGTGAAAACAGGCTCAATGCAGGAGCCATCTATAAAAGATCACAGATGGTAAGATTCTGTTTATACGGACTACCCAGAAGGGGCAAATCCCTAGAAACACAAAGTGGATTTATGGTTGCCCAGGTCTAGAAGGTGGGGGGTTGTCAGGGAGGTGATGGCTACAGGTATGGGGTATTCTGGAGGCAATGAGCATATTCCAAAATTGACTGTGATAATGGATGCACAACTCAAAATCACTTTACATCGGtgaattgggggcacctggctggctcagtcagtggaacgtgtgacttttgatctcagggttgtgagttctagccccacgttgggttgttgggtgtagagattacttaaaaatataaatgggtgaattgtgcggtatatgaattatatcttgaAGGGTACACACAAGCTACTGGAAGAGTGAGCAGGAGAGCCTCGCTGAGGGAACATGTGGTGGGGCCTGAAGGCTGGGAAGCAGCTAGCCATGCCAGCAGCCGGAGGGACTGCATCCTGGGCACGAGGGAGGTGCTTGTCAGATACAAACCTTttcgttcatttattcaacaaaaatggGCTGAGTGCCTCCACTGgtccaggccctgttctaagggTTTGGGATACATGAGTAAGCAAAGGAGACAGAGCTTCCTGCCCTTGGGAA from Neomonachus schauinslandi chromosome 7, ASM220157v2, whole genome shotgun sequence includes the following:
- the PCYOX1L gene encoding prenylcysteine oxidase-like, giving the protein MARAARLFAALAALLAAAATGGDARPSKIAVVGAGIGGSAVAHFLQQHFGPRVQIDVFEKGTVGGRLATISVNKQHYESGAASFHSLSLHMQDFVKQLGLRHRREVVGRSAIFSGEHFVLEETDWYLLNLFRLWWHYGISFLRLQMWVEEVMEKFMRIYKYQAHGYAFSGVEELLYSLGESAFVNMTQRSVAESLLQVGVTQRFIDDVVSAVLRASYGQSAAMPAFAGAMSLAGAQGSLWSVEGGNKLVCSSLLKLTKANVIHATVTSVTLQNTEGKPLYYVEYENGVGNGSDFYDIVVIATPLHLDNGSSSITFEGFDPPIDAVQGSFQPTVVSLVHGYLNSSYFGFPDPKLFPFASILTTDFPNFFCALDNICPVNISANFRRKQPQEAAVWRVQSPRPLLRSQLKTLFRSYYSVQTAEWQAHPVYGSHTTLPRFALHDQLFHLNALEWAASSVEVMAVAAKNVALLAYNRWYQDLDKIDQKDLMHKVKTEL